One genomic window of Xanthobacter dioxanivorans includes the following:
- a CDS encoding ribbon-helix-helix protein: MSERPTRKGFAARPADPEQWIKAAEARSSSNGSADGFTARLTIDITPDLRGRIKIAAFGRGQTVADMLRELLAREFPPTSGEAS, encoded by the coding sequence ATGAGCGAGCGCCCGACCCGCAAGGGCTTCGCGGCCCGTCCGGCCGATCCCGAGCAGTGGATCAAGGCGGCGGAGGCGCGATCCAGCAGCAATGGCAGTGCCGACGGGTTCACCGCGCGGCTGACCATCGACATCACGCCCGACCTGCGCGGGCGCATCAAGATCGCCGCCTTCGGGCGCGGCCAGACCGTCGCGGACATGCTCCGCGAGCTCCTCGCCCGTGAGTTTCCCCCGACATCAGGAGAGGCCTCATGA
- a CDS encoding transcriptional regulator domain-containing protein produces MRPDTSRWREPASYAYFDELSVEGLAWECLRRDTSYQEHYQSLVKAGTDAEPLPREVEQRLGLRFRRPARAVRHGAGRPVVTNRRPGRPALRPTAGIPFRYVFSILRRSYGVTRQR; encoded by the coding sequence ATGAGGCCCGATACTTCGCGCTGGCGAGAGCCCGCCAGCTACGCGTATTTCGACGAGCTGTCCGTTGAGGGGCTCGCCTGGGAATGCCTGCGCCGGGATACGTCCTACCAGGAGCACTACCAGTCCCTCGTGAAGGCCGGCACTGACGCCGAACCGCTCCCCCGGGAGGTGGAGCAGCGGTTGGGGCTGCGATTTCGCCGCCCGGCCCGCGCTGTCCGCCATGGAGCAGGACGTCCTGTGGTCACCAATCGTCGACCCGGCCGTCCTGCTCTTCGTCCAACGGCCGGAATTCCTTTCCGGTATGTCTTCTCCATCCTTCGACGGTCGTATGGCGTTACGCGCCAGCGCTGA
- a CDS encoding DUF2285 domain-containing protein has protein sequence MSSPSFDGRMALRASAEGRHAILHPADHASQLLFLPGAHAGAPLAAVIPLDADTTGRVEAFARFWRRVEERPVPSDTRITAQQRLRLRAMMLAADGRTNDASYRDVAMALYGERRVMAEPWKTSSLRDRVIGLVKGGLALIGGGYLKLLRHRRRP, from the coding sequence ATGTCTTCTCCATCCTTCGACGGTCGTATGGCGTTACGCGCCAGCGCTGAAGGGCGACACGCGATCCTTCACCCCGCCGATCACGCCAGCCAATTGCTGTTCCTGCCAGGGGCCCATGCTGGTGCACCATTGGCAGCAGTGATTCCGCTTGATGCGGACACGACAGGCCGCGTGGAAGCCTTTGCCCGCTTCTGGCGCCGCGTCGAAGAGCGCCCCGTGCCCTCCGATACCCGGATCACCGCGCAGCAAAGGCTCCGCCTGCGCGCCATGATGCTGGCGGCCGATGGAAGGACCAACGACGCCAGCTATCGCGACGTTGCCATGGCCCTCTATGGCGAGAGGCGCGTCATGGCCGAACCCTGGAAGACCTCGTCGCTGCGCGATCGGGTCATCGGCCTCGTCAAGGGCGGGCTCGCTCTGATCGGCGGCGGATATCTCAAGCTCCTGCGTCATCGCCGACGACCATAG
- a CDS encoding helix-turn-helix domain-containing protein, protein MEIREVFARNLKAARLAKGLSQEELAHRAGIDRTYISSLERCVYNASIDVVDRLASALELDAAELLKRPAADVPIEPGTLIQ, encoded by the coding sequence ATGGAGATCCGAGAGGTGTTCGCCCGGAATTTGAAGGCTGCGAGGCTCGCCAAAGGCTTGTCGCAGGAAGAGCTCGCCCATAGAGCCGGGATCGACCGCACCTACATCAGTTCATTGGAACGATGCGTCTACAACGCCAGTATCGACGTCGTGGATCGATTGGCGTCCGCCCTTGAGCTTGATGCCGCCGAATTGCTGAAACGGCCCGCAGCGGATGTTCCAATCGAGCCGGGAACTCTGATCCAGTGA
- the parA gene encoding ParA family partition ATPase — translation MIVALLNQKGGVGKTTLALHLAGAWASRGKRVTLVDADPQGSALDWSEQRAREGSKRLFGVVGLARDTLHREAPELARDADHVVIDGPPRVAGLMRSALLAADLVLIPVQPSPFDGWASAEMLALLKEARIYRPELAARFVLNRCGARTVLARETAETLADHDPPVLMSTIGQRVAFAASAQSGQLVSELDADGPAAREMAALATEIASIPCGKPAP, via the coding sequence ATGATCGTCGCGTTGCTCAATCAGAAGGGCGGCGTCGGCAAGACGACGCTCGCGCTGCATCTCGCCGGTGCATGGGCCAGTCGCGGCAAGCGCGTCACGCTCGTCGACGCGGACCCCCAAGGCTCGGCCCTCGACTGGTCTGAGCAGCGGGCCCGAGAGGGTAGCAAACGGCTCTTCGGCGTCGTCGGCCTCGCTCGTGACACGCTGCATCGGGAAGCACCCGAGCTCGCACGCGACGCCGACCACGTGGTGATCGATGGGCCGCCGCGCGTCGCCGGCCTGATGCGCTCGGCGCTCCTCGCCGCCGACCTGGTGCTGATCCCCGTGCAGCCTTCGCCCTTCGATGGGTGGGCGTCCGCCGAGATGCTGGCCCTCCTGAAGGAGGCGCGTATCTACCGGCCCGAGCTTGCCGCACGCTTTGTGCTGAACCGCTGCGGCGCCCGCACCGTGCTCGCCCGAGAGACCGCCGAAACGCTGGCGGATCATGATCCTCCGGTGCTCATGAGCACCATCGGCCAGCGCGTCGCCTTCGCCGCCTCGGCGCAATCCGGTCAGCTCGTCAGCGAGCTCGACGCGGACGGGCCTGCGGCACGCGAGATGGCGGCGCTCGCCACGGAGATCGCCAGCATCCCGTGCGGAAAGCCCGCGCCATGA
- a CDS encoding DUF2840 domain-containing protein — MMTQPVPSSVPKSVAPSPAVPTADPLTHVELTWIEKRIENWIRFGRPAHAQTIDGSRRVVSFVPGSIFAFMRWASNDFGTVVSRIDIVRAVAPGEGFQTLPFVRPGGEILLRADGWPKVEKVLQHIDAVEALHIHGADVAPDHWRHVHNRLTVGHMPRLYTLERHQAWLKRRECEQ, encoded by the coding sequence ATGATGACCCAGCCGGTGCCATCCTCCGTTCCCAAATCCGTCGCCCCCTCACCCGCTGTGCCGACCGCAGACCCGCTCACCCATGTGGAGCTCACTTGGATCGAGAAGCGCATCGAGAACTGGATCCGATTTGGCCGGCCGGCTCATGCGCAGACCATCGACGGCAGCCGGCGCGTCGTCTCCTTTGTGCCCGGCAGCATCTTCGCTTTCATGCGCTGGGCGTCGAACGACTTCGGCACCGTGGTCTCGCGCATCGACATCGTGCGTGCCGTCGCGCCGGGTGAAGGCTTCCAGACGCTGCCCTTCGTGCGCCCCGGCGGGGAGATCCTGTTGCGTGCGGATGGCTGGCCGAAAGTGGAGAAAGTGCTCCAGCACATCGATGCCGTCGAAGCGCTCCACATCCATGGCGCCGACGTCGCGCCGGACCATTGGCGGCACGTGCACAATCGTCTCACGGTCGGCCACATGCCACGTCTTTACACACTGGAGCGTCATCAGGCCTGGCTCAAGCGGCGGGAGTGCGAACAATGA
- a CDS encoding DUF736 domain-containing protein — translation MATIGTFKKTGTNEFTGEIVTLSVQAKGVRIVPDQRASGENAPSHRVLVGRAEIGAAWSKRSNEGRDYLGLKLDDPSFTAPIYANLFDDEDGDTFSLIWSRPSGRRGE, via the coding sequence ATGGCGACCATCGGCACCTTCAAGAAGACCGGCACCAACGAGTTCACCGGCGAGATCGTCACCCTCAGTGTCCAGGCCAAGGGCGTGCGCATCGTCCCCGACCAGCGCGCCAGCGGCGAGAACGCCCCCAGCCATCGGGTCCTGGTGGGCCGTGCCGAGATCGGCGCCGCCTGGTCCAAGCGCTCCAACGAGGGCCGAGACTATCTGGGCCTCAAGCTCGACGATCCGAGCTTCACCGCCCCGATCTACGCCAACCTCTTCGACGACGAGGACGGCGACACCTTCTCGCTCATCTGGTCCCGCCCCAGCGGGCGCCGCGGCGAGTGA
- a CDS encoding MmcQ/YjbR family DNA-binding protein, giving the protein MTYEEFNAFCASLPAATHVMQWGGSHVWKVGGKVFAIGGWQEDVEARFTFKVSDLSYEVLQEQPGLRPAPYLASRGLKWIQHYAEPGLSDAELRDYIRQSHRIVSQGLSKKMRAALGLPVAE; this is encoded by the coding sequence ATGACCTATGAGGAGTTCAACGCTTTCTGCGCATCGCTACCGGCCGCGACCCACGTGATGCAATGGGGCGGATCGCACGTCTGGAAGGTCGGTGGCAAGGTGTTTGCGATCGGCGGCTGGCAGGAGGATGTCGAGGCCCGCTTCACGTTCAAGGTCAGCGACCTGTCCTATGAGGTGCTGCAAGAGCAGCCGGGCCTGCGCCCGGCCCCCTATCTCGCCTCGCGCGGCCTGAAATGGATCCAGCACTACGCGGAACCCGGCCTGTCGGACGCCGAGCTGCGCGACTATATCCGGCAGTCCCATCGGATCGTGTCCCAAGGTCTGTCGAAGAAGATGCGCGCCGCCTTGGGACTTCCCGTGGCGGAATAG
- a CDS encoding DUF2493 domain-containing protein: protein MSENDDEPHHASSPTDHVLRELQLHGYSLSQDEPDHRPLPEGLHLAGAVVDIFDALIATLGDTRLEPDLGDLLWSTVHLFHRATSRIEHHLDDNEQAQRRSQQEQDGSEVKSVELERLIAKGQTLIERRDALELMRDEAADHYERHTGTPWRPRAGSMVNHKALTAAVIDSRDFLMAKKRAEREVLLPLGPKVAFTGGLDFNDHRLIWDALDKVHAKHPDMVLMHGKSPKGAEKIASRWADHRKVPQIGFAPDWTRHGRAAPFKRNDQMLEVLPIGVMIFPGTGIQQNLADKAKKLGIPVSRFGGA from the coding sequence ATGAGCGAGAATGACGACGAACCCCACCACGCCTCTTCCCCGACCGATCATGTCCTCAGGGAGCTTCAGCTCCATGGCTACTCGCTCAGTCAGGACGAGCCCGATCACCGGCCGCTGCCCGAAGGCCTTCATCTCGCCGGCGCCGTCGTCGATATCTTCGACGCTCTCATCGCCACCCTCGGCGACACCCGCCTCGAGCCCGACCTCGGTGATCTGCTCTGGTCGACTGTGCATCTCTTCCACCGCGCCACCAGCCGGATCGAGCACCACCTCGACGACAACGAGCAGGCGCAACGCCGGTCCCAGCAGGAGCAGGATGGCAGCGAGGTGAAGTCCGTCGAGCTGGAGCGCCTCATCGCCAAGGGACAGACGCTCATCGAGCGCCGCGATGCCCTTGAGCTGATGCGCGACGAAGCGGCCGACCACTACGAGCGGCACACGGGAACACCCTGGCGTCCACGCGCGGGTTCCATGGTCAACCACAAGGCCCTGACCGCGGCGGTGATCGACAGCCGCGATTTCCTGATGGCGAAGAAGCGTGCCGAGCGGGAGGTGCTCCTGCCGCTCGGGCCGAAGGTGGCCTTCACCGGCGGGCTCGATTTCAACGACCACCGGCTCATCTGGGATGCACTGGACAAGGTACACGCCAAGCATCCGGACATGGTGCTGATGCACGGCAAGTCACCCAAGGGCGCCGAGAAGATCGCATCGCGCTGGGCGGATCATCGCAAAGTGCCGCAGATCGGATTTGCCCCCGATTGGACGCGGCACGGCCGCGCCGCCCCCTTCAAGCGCAACGACCAGATGCTGGAGGTGCTGCCCATCGGCGTCATGATCTTCCCCGGCACCGGCATCCAGCAGAACCTCGCCGACAAGGCGAAGAAGCTCGGCATTCCGGTCTCAAGGTTCGGTGGCGCGTGA
- a CDS encoding DUF2285 domain-containing protein, which produces MVTETFEDTAPTGPALTDYDRAHIKLYARLLDASADGADWQEAVSVLFGIDPVGEPERARHVHDSHLERARWVASSGYKDLLERPI; this is translated from the coding sequence ATGGTGACCGAGACGTTCGAGGACACCGCACCGACCGGTCCCGCGCTGACGGACTATGACCGGGCGCACATCAAGCTCTATGCGCGCCTCCTCGATGCTTCGGCCGATGGCGCCGACTGGCAGGAGGCCGTCTCAGTGCTGTTCGGCATCGATCCTGTCGGGGAGCCCGAACGGGCCCGTCATGTCCATGACAGCCATCTGGAGCGGGCGCGGTGGGTCGCTTCCAGCGGCTACAAGGATCTTCTGGAGCGCCCAATCTGA
- a CDS encoding DUF7146 domain-containing protein: MMADRAHDLARRLAERAEAVCRHYLSNGRRQGHYWQVGDVRNSPGRSMFVRLRGSNKGPAGKWTDAATGEHGDLLDVIREALGLVDFADVAEEARAFLALPRSEPKPSDRAAPSSPAGTAERARWLIAMAQPISGTLAETYLRNRGITALHETGSLRFHPRCYYRPDAGAPTEAWAAMVAAVTDLGGKITGAHRTWLDPQGFHTIHLGKAPIDTPRRAMGHLLGNAVRFGTPDDVMAVGEGIETVLSLRCVLPGMPMVAALSASHLSALFFPDTLRRLYIARDNDRAGDAARDSLIDRANGLGIEAIVLSPQLGDFNEDLRAFGIDALHVQVRIQLAPQDVDRFLALAA; encoded by the coding sequence ATGATGGCGGATCGCGCACATGATCTGGCACGGCGCCTCGCCGAGCGCGCCGAGGCGGTCTGCCGCCATTATCTTTCGAACGGGCGCCGACAAGGCCACTATTGGCAGGTCGGCGATGTCCGCAATTCGCCCGGGCGCTCCATGTTCGTCCGGCTCAGGGGCTCCAACAAGGGCCCGGCGGGCAAATGGACGGACGCTGCCACGGGCGAGCACGGCGATCTGCTTGATGTGATCCGCGAAGCGCTGGGCCTCGTCGACTTCGCCGACGTCGCAGAAGAGGCGCGAGCCTTCCTTGCTCTCCCTCGATCTGAGCCAAAGCCATCCGACCGAGCCGCCCCTTCTTCACCAGCGGGCACGGCAGAAAGGGCACGGTGGCTGATCGCCATGGCGCAGCCGATTTCGGGCACGCTCGCAGAAACGTATCTGCGGAACCGCGGCATCACGGCTCTGCACGAAACCGGGAGCCTGCGCTTTCATCCGCGCTGCTACTACCGGCCCGACGCGGGTGCGCCCACCGAGGCGTGGGCCGCCATGGTCGCCGCCGTCACCGATCTTGGCGGGAAGATCACCGGCGCCCACCGCACCTGGCTCGACCCGCAAGGCTTCCACACCATCCACCTCGGCAAGGCGCCCATCGACACCCCCCGGCGGGCCATGGGGCATCTCCTCGGCAACGCGGTTCGCTTTGGCACTCCGGACGACGTCATGGCGGTCGGCGAAGGCATCGAGACCGTGCTTTCGCTTCGCTGTGTCCTGCCTGGGATGCCGATGGTAGCCGCGCTTTCGGCATCACATCTCTCCGCGCTCTTTTTCCCAGACACGCTCCGGCGCCTCTATATTGCACGCGACAACGATCGGGCGGGAGACGCCGCGCGGGACAGCCTAATCGATCGGGCCAATGGGTTGGGCATCGAGGCGATCGTGCTGTCGCCCCAGCTCGGCGACTTCAACGAGGATCTCCGCGCTTTCGGCATCGATGCGCTTCACGTACAGGTAAGGATCCAGCTCGCGCCCCAGGACGTGGATCGCTTTCTGGCATTGGCGGCATAG